One Malania oleifera isolate guangnan ecotype guangnan chromosome 10, ASM2987363v1, whole genome shotgun sequence genomic region harbors:
- the LOC131166519 gene encoding fasciclin-like arabinogalactan protein 12, with protein sequence MKSNLLSSLSLPLLVIILLNYIATESQALSLATAGDRNITAILEKAGPFSNLIRLLKATQMDDRINTQLNKSNQGLTIFAPSDDGFSGLATGTLNSLTYQQQVQLAQFHVLTSYISSTQFQTATNPLHTEAGDSTDGQFPLNITTSNGQVNLTSGVVNATVGNSVYTDGHLAVYQVDHVLLPQQIFAVAAPAPAPAPVPALAPAPSKSNPSVEASGAVPLGWNSIIWFGGALLAAFSMW encoded by the exons ATGAAGAGCAACCTTCTCTCCTCACTTTCACTCCCACTTCTTGTAATAATCCTCCTCAATTACATTGCAACTGAGTCTCAGGCTCTATCACTGGCAACAGCAGGTGACAGAAACATTACTGCAATCCTTGAAAAAGCTGGTCCATTTAGCAACCTAATCCGGCTACTCAAGGCCACCCAAATGGATGACAGGATCAACACACAGCTCAACAAGTCAAACCAGGGTTTGACAATATTTGCACCCTCCGATGACGGCTTTTCTGGCCTTGCAACTGGCACTCTAAACTCCCTGACATACCAGCAGCAGGTCCAGCTGGCACAGTTCCACGTACTCACCTCATACATCTCTTCCACACAGTTCCAAACTGCGACCAATCCTCTTCACACGGAGGCTGGTGATAGTACTGATGGGCAGTTTCCCTTGAATATCACCACATCCAATGGTCAAGTAAACCTTACTTCAGGGGTTGTTAACGCCACAGTGGGTAACTCTGTGTACACTGATGGCCACCTTGCTGTGTACCAAGTGGACCATGTGCTGCTTCCACAGCAGATTTTTGCTGTTGCAGCCCCTGCCCCAGCCCCTGCTCCTGTTCCTGCTCTGGCTCCTGCACCATCCAA AAGTAACCCTTCAGTTGAAGCTTCTGGTGCAGTGCCTTTGGGCTGGAATTCAATCATTTGGTTTGGAGGTGCACTGCTTGCAGCATTTTCCATGTGGTGA
- the LOC131165627 gene encoding fasciclin-like arabinogalactan protein 12 — MQHYRNMANPHLLSSFSILLLALLHSSTTPAQSQAPSPAPVVSSPPPLAPLAPAPLSLVPISPVPSSDSTNITAILEKAGTFNSLIRILKTTQVDDRISTLLSDSSNGLTLFAPTDKAFSNLKTGLLNSLTDQQQVQLVLYHILTSYFPPSQFEAASNPLNTQAGDTANGEYPLNVSTASKQVSLRTGLVNTTVAKTIYTDGQLAVYQVDDVLLPMRIFTPLPPAPAPSKHKKPVGGASGSADGSLAERSEAGAATWHFLVWLGGALLLAAISL, encoded by the coding sequence ATGCAACACTACAGAAATATGGCAAACCCCCACCTCCTCTCCTCATTTTCAATCCTGCTGCTGGCCCTTCTCCATTCCTCTACAACCCCCGCACAGTCGCAGGCTCCGTCTCCAGCACCTGTTGTGTCTTCCCCACCTCCCCTGGCACCCCTGGCTCCGGCACCTCTGTCACTAGTGCCCATCTCCCCCGTACCCTCCTCAGACTCCACAAACATCACTGCAATTCTTGAGAAAGCTGGCACATTTAACTCCCTGATCCGGATACTTAAAACAACCCAAGTTGACGACCGAATATCCACTTTGCTCAGCGACTCGAGCAACGGCCTCACACTATTTGCACCCACTGATAAAGCTTTCTCCAACCTCAAAACTGGCCTTCTGAACTCTCTCACTGACCAACAGCAGGTTCAGCTTGTGCTATACCACATCCTCACTTCTTATTTCCCTCCCTCACAGTTTGAAGCTGCCAGCAACCCACTAAACACCCAGGCAGGCGACACTGCCAATGGTGAGTACCCTCTCAATGTCTCGACAGCGAGCAAACAGGTGAGCCTACGGACAGGGCTTGTGAACACCACAGTGGCAAAAACAATATATACAGATGGGCAGCTGGCTGTGTACCAGGTGGACGACGTGCTTCTTCCCATGCGTATCTTTACTCCTTTACCCCCTGCTCCTGCACCATCCAAGCACAAGAAGCCAGTAGGTGGCGCTTCAGGTTCTGCTGATGGAAGTCTAGCTGAACGTTCTGAAGCAGGGGCAGCGACCTGGCATTTTCTGGTTTGGTTAGGAGGCGCATTACTGCTTGCTGCAATTTCGTTATGA